From one Lineus longissimus chromosome 3, tnLinLong1.2, whole genome shotgun sequence genomic stretch:
- the LOC135485514 gene encoding serine/threonine-protein phosphatase PP1-beta catalytic subunit: MADSELNVDSLIARLLEARGVRPGKTVQMTEAEVRGLCLKSRELFLSQPILLELEAPLKICGDIHGQYTDLLRLFEYGGFPPEANYLFLGDYVDRGKQSLETICLLLAYKIKYPENFFLLRGNHECASINRIYGFYDECKRRYNIKLWKTFTDCFNCLPIAAIIDEKIFCCHGGLSPDLQSMEQIRRIMRPTDVPDTGLLCDLLWSDPDKDVSGWGENDRGVSFTFGADVVAKFLNRHDLDLICRAHQVVEDGYEFFAKRQLVTLFSAPNYCGEFDNAGGMMSIDETLMCSFQILKPSEKKAKYQYGGINSGRPVTPPRGPPQQKKK; encoded by the exons ATGGCCGATTCAGAATTGAATGTTGACAGCTTGATAGCGCGACTTTTAGAAG CGCGAGGGGTCCGCCCCGGAAAGACGGTGCAGATGACAGAGGCAGAAGTTAGAGGACTTTGTTTAAAATCACGAGAACTGTTCCTAAGCCAGCCTATCCTGCTTGAGTTGGAAGCTCCATTGAAAATCTGTG GTGATATTCATGGCCAGTACACAGACCTGCTCCGACTATTTGAATACGGTGGCTTCCCCCCTGAGGCAAACTACCTCTTCCTTGGAGATTATGTGGACAGAGGGAAGCAGTCCTTAGAAACGATATGCCTACTTCTTGCCTATAAAATCAAATACCCAGAAAACTTCTTCTTGCTAAGAGGGAACCATGAGTGTGCGAGTATAAACAGAATATATGGTTTTTATGATGAAT GTAAAAGGAGGTATAATATCAAATTGTGGAAAACCTTCACAGACTGCTTCAATTGTCTTCCAATAGCTGCGATTATAGATGAGAAAATATTCTGCTGTCACGGTG GTTTATCTCCCGATCTCCAATCAATGGAACAGATTCGTCGTATCATGCGCCCCACAGACGTGCCAGACACCGGCCTGTTATGCGACTTACTCTGGTCAGATCCCGATAAAGATGTCAGTGGTTGGGGAGAAAATGACCGAGGTGTCTCATTCACATTTGGTGCAGATGTCGTAGCCAAATTCCTCAATCGACATGATCTTGATTTGATATGCAGAGCTCATCAG GTTGTAGAAGATGGCTATGAATTCTTCGCAAAACGACAGCTTGTGACGTTGTTTTCTGCGCCAAATTATTGTGGCGAATTTGACAATGCTGGTGGAATGATGTCAATTGATGAAACACTGATGTGTTCATTTCAA ATTCTTAAACCATCAGAAAAGAAAGCGAAATATCAATATGGAGGGATAAACTCGGGACGCCCTGTCACGCCGCCTCGGGGCCCACCACAGCAGAAGAAGAAATAG